ATACAAATGACAGGATTTAAATTGCTAACATTTTTAAAACCAAACGAGTGAGTTAACCACTTGATTATCCTGTATTTCCATTTGTGAGGAAGCTTTAAATAAACCTATATTTCAcctaagaataaataaataaagccaACAACCTACTCCTACAGTAGGACCAGCTCTTGCTATGCAATGCTAAAAGCATTCTTCATGAGGAAGTAGCACATTCTGTTGCATACATAAGACAACTCACAAAATTCCAAAGATGCAAGATTTGGCAAAAGCAAAGGCGTGTGGTTTGCCAAATGTTTTCAACTTCTTAGGAATCTTTTTTTGgaaattcatgaaaaaaaaaagctatgtaCATAAAAATTAGCCAACAAATCGGTTATCATGTATTTATGGATAAATATGTGTTGTATTTAATTCATCTttgatatgtattttatattttaatatatattctatacgAATGGCTGATTTAGGAGTTGATTTTTAGTGTACACGAACATTGTTGTTCTTGAAAACATTATGTAAACTAGGTAGGCACAGAAACTTCAAGCTATACCTGAATCATTCCTTTGCCACTAATGATGTCACCCATGTCTGGGCTTAATGCGCCCTTAGCAAGCATCTGGCCATACCATGCATTACGCCCTTTTAACAAAGTCACGTAAGTGTCAGCCAATAATGGCCCTGCGAGTTTCTCAGGTTCTTCAGCCAACAGATGAGTGATAAATATCATCTCCGACGTGCAATGCGCGAAGTATACGGATTTACTTGTCGCACTCTCATTTGTAAGGGCAGCTACCATTCCTGAAAagagggaaagaagaagaaaaaccacACATATATTGTAAATCAGAAACCAAATAATGTTAACTTAAGAAAGTGATATTATTTGCCATTTTCCCACCAACAATAATGCAAAAGAGTAACTAAAACACTAGATACAGATCCAGTATTGCAAGATATGTTGAATACTATTATGAATGTGATGGTCTGGACGCTGGACCCTTGACACTGATAGAGTCAAAAGCTCAGTTTTCATACAAGAGGCTACAATAAAACCAGTAATTAGCAAACAAACTCTAACTAATATAGTAATATCTTTTTGGAATATGTTTGGAACCTTTACCACATGTGCCAATTCTCATTGTctcatttgttttatttattctttcaaCAACCGTTCACAAGTGCTTTGTTAATTAGTTTTGCTATCAAGTTGGATAAGGAATTTGTTAACTTATATCAGTTACCAAATGAGAAATAATAGTGTTAAGGCAATTATATATCATCTTAATTACACTAAAacgagagaaggaagaagagaatgagGTATTGATATCAGAAAAGATGCTAATTTCACTGTCAACTATATTATGTGCACACTAAAAACCACTATTAAGTTGACAAGGCAAAATTATAAAGCAATATTTCCCAACGCCTCTTTTAGCAAACTTGGGTATCAATTTTGTATATTTGAAATAGATAATTGGGTATACCTGCCCCAATTGCATATACATTTTTCAAGCCACCCATGACTTCATGAGTGATAAGGTCACTGTTGTCCCAGACTATAAAATGAGGTTGTCTTAGGAACTTTGCCAGAGGTTTCCTCCATTTCTCAGCACCACATATGCGAGCATTGGCATACTCCTTGTTGTAGATTTCAGATGCTATATTTGGACCCCCAAGATAAAGTATGTTCTCCATAGGCAATCCAGCTGTCATATATTGTAACTGAACAAGATTAGAGAATGTAAACTTGACAACTACAATATGCTAAATTACCGgcttgatttcaaagaaaatctaGACATCAAAATGCTGTGACCAAGCCAGAGGTTTCTCGCCTTTGATCTACAACTAAATAAGAACATGCTAAAgatagaattagtggaatcAACAGGCTTGTGTTGAACATGGTGATCAGAAAGTGGTATTAGGCCCTATATAAATAGTGTTATGCTACATGTACTCCAAATTTCACATCTAAAACCATTTTAAACtctcttttccaatttttttccaatttttttatataaatacaagaataactaactaattaatgacTATGTTCTATCTATTTAATTAAcacaataatatcaatatttcTAATAATTGACTGACATCGATCAAACGGTCAAAATAAACTTAGATATCATTTTCACATTCACTAAAATAAACTAGGTGCTTTATCCTCCCCGTAAAACATCAAAATTTAATCCCAGAGCATTCCATACACCCAACTGCAGGTGGATGTTATAATCTTCATTTAATCATGTTCGATTAAGTGTATGAAAACAccttttattttagaataaacCAGTCATTATTTTTTGGATTCTTCTTTTGGAAACTAAATGTCAATATAATCTTCTAGTAACTAAATTAGTAGTTTAAAGTAGAAAGCAATgcaatgagtttaattttgatgcacctacagaataaaaagtaatattttgttTGCTAACGTTACATTACGTAATTAAATACACATATAAATCTGTTTTGCATTATCAgtacatgaaaattaaattcagcAAGCAACAtagatgaagaaagaaaaacctTACTTGCTTGGCTAATCATTTTGGTTGGAGTTATAATATGCGGAAGAGGATCCAGTGCAGCCTCTATACCCTTTGAAAGAGAGATTATGACAGGCATTGTGATCCTCTCCTTCCAATACTTACTAATCTCTTCGAAAATCTCGCGTGTCTCGGTAGAAGGCAAGCCATTGACAACAATATCAGCGTCCCAAACAGCTTCCTGCAAGTTAGTTACAACTTTCAAGGGGCAAAGAGGAGTTTCAATCATGTTCAAACAGAATCCATCTTTTAGAATCTCATCTGCAAGCAAAGTCCTGTCACCAAGCCTCGCCTCCACGTACTTAAGGTACGCGCAGCGCCGGATCAACCGCCGCAAAACGTCCTCTCTCGAGTTTATTACTTCAAAAAGATGTTCCGCCGTGGCCCTGTCCACCGCCCTGCCCGGCCTTCTCCATATCCTGATCTGAACCTTCTCCCGGAATTGTCCGTACGAATCTTGAAGCAATGCCGCGAAGACACTTCCCCAGGCGCCAGCTCCGACGCTAACGATTTTCAGCGGGTCACTGTTGGATTTTCCAAGAAGGCCACGTAGCTCCTCAAGCTTCTCCTCTAAGCAATTCAAGTTCTGAACAGATCCGTTACCGTTACCGTTACTGTTACGGTTACCGTTACTGTTGGAGTGAGCATCGGTAACTATTCCGGTAATGCTTCCTACCATTCtctaagaagaagaaagaaggcaAGAGATGAATGAAAAAAACTACTGAACAACCGAATTACAGTAAGTTTTTCAATGAACTTCAGTAGTTGAGACTTGATATTGTTATTTTCTAATTCAGTGGAATATCATACACCTTTTACAGTGGAATATCAAACGTTTTAAACTTTGGTTCAGCTTTTCCATTCTTTGATATGTTTATAATAAACTAATGAAAACCATTAGTCACCTGGTCCACagttaagtaaaaaataaaaagaactaaACAATATTTGGGATCTTCAGTTTCCAGAATTTCTCATTCAGAATAGAAATGTGAGTGGAGTTATTTGGGTTTCTAAGAAGGGGAGAAGATGCTAGAAGCCAAGAAGGGAAAATACAAAAACATCAAACTTCAAAACCAAATGAAACTTTGTTTTCTCCGTCTTGAGGTTGTTCATCTGCCAAACTGTAAAGACGCTgctagtttttttattttttttaaaaaggagaaagaaactTTTTGTGTTGGAAGCTACAAAGCTGTGTTTATTCATTTAGATGGTTGAGGAAACAAAGTAATGAAAGGTGCATGAAGTGGAGGACGATACAAACTGAAATTTTTTCAAGGTTGAAACCAAAATATGCTTGTTTACAACAATTTACCATGCCAAagataaaagagaaaagggtgttttataaataaatttagggtgttaaatataaaaattttataggtTTAACTAGCATGCACGATAAACTTACAatgagtaaaaaaatttaaataattttatttaataaatacaaaataaatatattaaaaatttatatttttaataattttttaatttataaatttaacatgTGTTCTTAAAATACAAGATagataaatcaaaattttatatcacaAAACTAACAAAtttgttttaatatatttattgtataaaattactaaacttTTCAACATAAATAATAGTGTTTTTAACAAAACCCTATTATAAAACGCTTTTAAGGTTTTGTAAATTCAAtacttctttattatttttcttaatttgtgtAACTATTCAAAAGTTCAATGGAGTAATTGTTATGAAAGAAAGTCTATAAGTATAATTACTTTTCTACAACACGTATTAAATATTGTTTTAAGAATTTaccattcttttttatttttccaaaatgAAATTGCAAAATACTAATGAGTAATGGGGCAGTTTGGTTAAATCTTGTTGAAGGCATTAAAGGGTTAGCTAGAAGCTCTTACCAACTTTCTTACGTGGTCATTAAATATTGGATGACTTTTGCCTGACATCTTCAATACCACTATATCCGTTGCCCGTTGGTATTGCCGATCACGATGTCCTAGTGTGGACGGACCTTAGTCTCGTCGGATGATGATAAGAGCTCCATATTTTAGAAAtttcattttgaattaattGCTAATAGGACCGTTATAAATTTGATGTCATAACTCggcattatatataataatttggcATTATATACCATAACTCGACGTTATACGTTACAATCATACTTAACGGGACTACATCCTGAAATAAAAACGTCCGACTAGACAATATCTCTTATTAAAACTTAATAACTATTCTTCAATTCAAACGATCAACAGAAATGTAACCAACATTTTTTACCTCACCTATAAAGGCATCTTATCCTCAAGATATATATTGAATTCACAATATTAACTTAAACATCGGAGTGCCTTTTGTAGGTACACTCCCCCTTTGTTCATACTCTCCCAAGACGTGATATCTCTCTGGACACAGGCTCGGATCTTTCAAGTCTATAGCTCGATGTTGAAGGAAACAACTCGACGTTGACTCTCAGATACCGAGTTACGTCCAGGTTACGTACACAAGAATAATTGGCGCCCACCATGTGGCcgaaaacataattcttttcttgtttatcGGCCTCACTACTTCTCATTTGCCCATGGCTGATCTCCCTCCGCCTAAGAATGCCAAATCAAATTGCCGAGCTAACTAATGCtcggatcaaaaccaatgatgctcGTCAAGAACGAACAGAAGAACACCAATATGGCCCAACACACGTATCCGAAACTGCTCGGAATGAAGAAGGTCGACCTCAACAAAATGAAGATAGTCGACCTCAACAAAATGAAGAAGTTCGGCCAGAAAATGAAAATGCTAAGCCCGACAATTCTACTGGACCATTCACGGCCGAGGTGATGAATTTTGAGCTTCCCAAAAGGTTCACCTTACCGACTACATTAATCCCCTACGATGGGTTAGGAGATTCGAAGAAATATATCAAGAAGTTCAAATCCATAATGATAGTAAACGGTGCATCAGATAAAGTTTTATAACGTTGTTTTCCATCTTATTTAGACGGTCCTGCACTTGATTGGTTTTGCTCTTTACCTGCAGATTCTATTTCTCGTTTTCAGGAACTTGCGAAGCTTTTCGAGGAGCATTTTGCTGGCTCGACCATCTACCTGCATGATTCGGATTACCTGAACACAATCAAATAAGGTCAGATTGAAAGCGAAAGGTCAGATCGATATCAAGGAACTCTGACAAGACCAGAAAGAAGATAAACCCTAgtacaaagaagaagaaaaaccacGAGAGAGTAAGAAAAATTTTAAGCTTACTCCCCGTTATGAATCCTATACTCAATTCAATACCAAGCACGACGACATCATCAAAGAGATCCTAAATTCCAAATTGATCAAACCACCACGGAAGGCCGGCAACTATCCAGATTCGAAGGGTGCAGACAACTCAAAGTAATGCACTTTTCACCAGAAGCATGGACATACTACTGACGAGTGTGTCATCGCCAAAGACCTTTTGGAGTGACTAGTTCGGCAAGGCCATCTTGATAAATACATCAGTGGCCATATACAACGGCGTGCCCCTCCCACTGGCGACCATAACTCGCCAGGACAGCACAACCGAGACAAAGAAAGGACGAATACAAGTCATCCTGAACAACTGAGAGGAGTTATTAATTGTATTTTTGGAGGTTTTGTAGGTGGAGGCGCTACAAGATTGGTATGAAAATGCTCTTATCGAGCTATGCTATCCATAGAAGCCAGTCCAATCAATCCTAAAACGCCTTCATATTTTCCTCAGATGACATTTCAAGCCTCCGACTTCAATACAACTCCAACAAATCTAGATGACCCTATTGTAATCTCCATCAAGTTAGGAGATCTTTTAGTTAAAAAAGTACTACTAGACCCGGGGAGCAATGTTGATGTTCTTTTCTATTCAACATTTCAGAAAATGAAACTAAGTAACAACATGCTACAACATTCCCCTGGAGACCTGGTCGGATTTTCAGGTGAAAGGGTCCCAATTTTGGGATCAGTGTGGTTGCAAACCACACTCGGTGAGAGTCCTTTATCAAAAACTTCAAATGTTCAATACTTAGTTGTAGACTGTTTTAGCCCTTACAATTTGATCCTTGGCCGACCTTTCTTGAATGAGTTCGGCGCTATAGTATCCACAATTAATCTCTGTGTTAAGTTTCATGTGCAGGTGACGAGCGGATAAATGTCGGTCAAGAATTACCAAAAGTATTTTTCCAAATTAACGTCGCAAGTATAGTCTTAACCGACAAGATTTTTGCTAGCAGAGTTAAAATGAGTGTcacaaataaaatcaaatatcgGGAGTAGAATCCCGGGTCGTTTTCCCTAGGAGTTGACACAAGATGTAAATTATTGGTTAGGATTTCCTGGAGCTTTTCGGAGTtgagaacaagaaaaataaataactagaaATTAGAGCAATAGATAACTAGCAGGAGTTGGTAATTAATCAATATAAAAGGCCTTGGTTCGGGGTGAGAATAGAAATTTCTATCCTTATTATCTTCCCCAAGTGTGATGGTAAAGGCTCattgctctcacttagttatCTTCTAACaagtgaaggaaagtcaagtgaacaccactaactttagctcacaagtcctaatcactTCGTAGGGAAGAACAAAAGTTGGTGAGgttcaagctaattagcaaccttcaattaccaatcaacactTGATTATGACAATTAAAGAGGCTTCAATTACTCAACCCCAAATGAAGCAAGGAAATCTACTCCATTATCATGGATGATATTTCCTCAAACACTTGGTGAACAAAGATAAAAGACATGATAACAACTAGaaaaataactcaattcaaattACCactaacaataatcaacaatagCAAAACAAGCAATAACAATGGATATGAAAATAACTCAATGCATTAACAAAATTCAAAGGTAACAAGATTcaaacatccggggcttcgaaaagATAtgcaatttgccatagtggctgTACAGCtaggcgacgcgcacgcgtgcatctgCGAAATTTCAGACGTgccagcaatttctgggctgtttctggcccagtttcaagcccgaaaaacacagattagaggatgcagagtgaaggaatcaagatacacttctcattcacataattttaggttttagatgtagtttctagagagagagagaggccctctcctctctctgtgttttaggatttaggacttctaggtttatttttttccaattccaggttcaatgttcctttaatttagtgttcttctacttttatttattctattactttagttgatcttcttctattattaatttgttaatgCAAAGAATAAttttccatttaatttcattatcTGTTTGCTTACttccaattaatttgattattatgtCTTCTTTCTACTCCTTTTACATGATTGTAAAattggcatccatgtcaatggagtaggcttccaacttgactttggagttagattaatatttggagacccttgagttggaagactcaagagttaaaaaataattggaaATTGTTGGCTAGCTCTCTAGTTGCcaacgctaatccttcccaagggagaggattgggacttgtgaatagaagtaggCTCTCaacttgacttttcttcattcgttgagggacaactaagtagaaacaacaacctattattattaatattggaaaatccaacaaggatagaacttccgattaatctttTCCTAGCCAAGGCTTTTCATTTCAATTGCATAAAACctgttgttaatttttattgcttcaatttataatcatttatgtgcccattgcccaaaccCCAAATTTTCCagaaaactcataaccaataataaatacacgcctccttgcaattccttgagagatgacccgaggtttgaatatgtaaatcatgttgcttgtatgcgaagtttgtattcgtaggttttgatgaatgacaaaccaacaaacgacatgaaagacaaaccaacaaaacaacttgaatgaacaagcatgttgaaagatcaaccaacattcaacgttgaggaatgaagagttgaaaggacttaggtaacttcttgttaagaaccaattgctaaatctctcaacacacactcacaaaatattttgattatcatatcatatgcacatcttgcaattcgatgctagccaaatggtttaaaacttgttttcaaaggtacaaaagcataggaattgactccaacaagtttgagatcaatcctaagtattttgaagtgattttaagccattctttaaggtttgcatcgatgcacactcatcttgcaccgatgcaaagcatgcaacgacttgttgcatcgatgcaaagatgttttcatcgatgcaacctagctgaaaattcaaatttcagcttcaaagacacatttgcatcgatgcaaatgattcaaaaacataaaaaaacggctagttttgacaAAAAGGCTCCATCCCACTAACTCCCCAACGTTTCTAAGGTTTGGGGAGTCTATAAATAGATGGATTGAAGCCTTATTTCAAATACTTGAGAATTTGCAAACTATCTTGTTCATATTCTTTCATTCTACACATTTTTTAAGGTGTTATAATACACAATTTGAGAGAGCAATTTCAATTGGTTCAATAGTGCTAAACTTGTAATCATACACTCTTCTAGAGAGTACTcatttcatctcaacaattctttgagaattgttttcttgtacacttcgtaaattggagtgtgatctccaaggttgagtcaagagttataaacactatagtcggtgaggataccaaagaggtatactaagtactcaaggcaaatcttagagaaggtatctctaagtggagtgggttagtatacgagtggtgatcatataccgtgaggtgttagaaactaaggactcggattgtaaaaggttttgcgcgagcaacttgaagcttggcaatagtggaacttctcaactgcgattgagaaagaaagtggacgtaggacaaggattgtgccaaaccactctaaatagcgtttgcatctatccaaactcatctcttcaatattattatcttttacctttgagcaaataaattgtgatcgaaaagtagcttcgtaagtacttaaggagtagcttaagtccaattggtgaaaagcttgatcaatttatttgagttggtgcctattggaaagtaaaagctccttataaatgcttagcaattgagttaagctcttggaaaaatactagtacaataacacttttATATATTGTCCTTAAATTTCACAAAAAGATAAATTGTTGTTGCAttactcaattcaccccccctcttgagtaattgtgcataggttctacaagtggtatcagagcttaaCCCTTTGAAAGACTTAACCGTTTAAGGGAAAAGATCATGGCAAGCACAAgctttaacaacaacaacactagCGAAGGTAACTCAACCGCTACACCTCCTCTTTTTAGCGGAACAAATTACTCTTNNNNNNNNNNNNNNNNNNNNNNNNNNNNNNNNNNNNNNNNNNNNNNNNNNNNNNNNNNNNNNNNNNNNNNNNNNNNNNNNNNNNNNNNNNNNNNNNNNNNNNNNNNNNNNNNNNNNNNNNNNNNNNNNNNNNNNNNNNNNNNNNNNNNNNNNNNNNNNNNNNNNNNNNNNNNNNNNNNNNNNNNNNNNNNNNNNNNNNNNNNNNNNNNNNNNNNNNNNNNNNNNNNNNNNNNNNNNNNNNNNNNNNNNNNNNNNNNNNNNNNNNNNNNNNNNNNNNNNNNNNNNNNNNNNNNNNNNNNNNNNNNNNNNNNNNNNNNNNNNNNNNNNNNNNNNNNNNNNNNNNNNNNNNNNNNNNNNNNNNNNNNNNNNNNNNNNNNNNNNNNNNNNNNNNNNNNNNNNNNNNNNNNNNNNNNNNNNNNNNNNNNNNNNNNNNNNNNNNNNNNNNNNNNNNNNNNNNNNNNNNNNNNNNNNNNNNNNNNNNNNNNNNNNNNNNNNNNNNNNNNNNNNNNNNNNNNNNNNNNNNNNNNNNNNNNNNNNNNNNNNNNNNNNNNNNNNNNNNNNNNNNNNNNNNNNNNNNNNNNNNNNNNNNNNNNNNNNNNNNNNNNNNNNNNNNNNNNNNNNNNNNNNNNNNNNNNNNNNNNNNNNNNNNNNNNNNNNNNNNNNNNNNNNNNNNNNGAGGTTGCAAATCTTTGCTTAATGGCAAGCGAAGAAAAGGTTAGTGATGACAACTCCACTTCTTTTAATTTACAAGATGAGTATGATGCCTTACTTGAGGTGTACACAAAACTTACCCCAGATTATTCTCtcctaaagaaaaagaatatggatcttttaaaataaaatgagatgTTGAAAAACGAGAATATCAATCTTGGAAAAGATAAGTGTAGCACAAGTAGTGATCCATACAAATCTTgtaaaatgcatgaaaatgaaattacaaaTCTTAAGAACACTTTAGCTAAGTTCAATGAATCTTCAAAGAACTTAGATAAAGTGTTGAAAAACCAAAAGCATGTTCATGATAAGGAAGGTTtaggttttgaaaaaggaaaatttaaaaACGCTAAAACTCCTATTAGGCAACCGCAAGCCCAAAAGGCAAGCATGCCTAAAAGGAATGAAGCCTTTAAACATCCTCCTCAACATGCTtcatttagaaattataatcacAATGCATATAGATCAAAAGATGTTGCATTTAGGAAACAACCTAGGCAACCATTTAGAAACATGCATAGGATGTATAATCCAAATGTCATATGTCATTATTGTAATAAAGTAGGTCATATAGCACCCGTATGCTTTACTAGAATTAAACATATAAACTTTCGTAGTCAAGATACGAGATGGGCACCTTATGGGCATTATGCTCATACTAACCATCAAGGACCCAAATTCACTTGGGTACCTAAATCCcaattttaattgttttgtaGGTACGTGTTGGAGCTAAGGATACAAATTGGTATATTGATAGTGGATGCTCCAAACACATGAACGGCGATGAATCAAAGTTCACCGCAACAGAGCCTACAAATGGAGGAAACGTGATCTATGGAGACAACAACACCGGCAAAGTAATCAGCgttggaaaagttggtaaaaataCTTCTA
The genomic region above belongs to Arachis duranensis cultivar V14167 chromosome 3, aradu.V14167.gnm2.J7QH, whole genome shotgun sequence and contains:
- the LOC107474569 gene encoding glycerol-3-phosphate dehydrogenase [NAD(+)] GPDHC1, cytosolic-like — encoded protein: MVGSITGIVTDAHSNSNGNRNSNGNGNGSVQNLNCLEEKLEELRGLLGKSNSDPLKIVSVGAGAWGSVFAALLQDSYGQFREKVQIRIWRRPGRAVDRATAEHLFEVINSREDVLRRLIRRCAYLKYVEARLGDRTLLADEILKDGFCLNMIETPLCPLKVVTNLQEAVWDADIVVNGLPSTETREIFEEISKYWKERITMPVIISLSKGIEAALDPLPHIITPTKMISQATGLPMENILYLGGPNIASEIYNKEYANARICGAEKWRKPLAKFLRQPHFIVWDNSDLITHEVMGGLKNVYAIGAGMVAALTNESATSKSVYFAHCTSEMIFITHLLAEEPEKLAGPLLADTYVTLLKGRNAWYGQMLAKGALSPDMGDIISGKGMIQGVSAVKAFFELLSQSSLNVLHPEENKPVAPVELCPILKTLYKILISREQSSQAILQALRDENLNDPRDRIEIAQSHVFYRPSLLGKP